CGCTGTATAATTAAAACTTATATCTAtatgcaaaaattattattaaatatgaatatagcAAAATTTGTACAAGGCTGGAATATGTTGAGTGCGTTATTACAGCGGCTGCTTCGGTTCCATGTCCTTCTGATCCGTCTCCAGCTTGGTATTCAGCTGCACAACCCAATCGCAGAATTGTCCATCTTTGAGATTCACAAAGTCGGCAAGGAAGACATTCGCATGCGGAGGTTGACCATTCGCAAAAGGTCCCAGGCACTTGTTCCAATATCCAGGATTTGACTTTTTTATCCACTCGCTTCGCTGTTCGTTTCAGCGTAAAGAATACACGCAATGCTATATAGCGGCCCGAGGGAGTTATTAGACACTGCGAGACATATCCTTGTTGTGGCTGACGCGACAATAGCGAGTCCTGTAGAAACGAAAGCAGCTTTTTCACGCTAGCCGTGTTGGGCCAAGGCGTAGGCCACGCATAGCTTGGCCAAAATTCCGCGGGTAGGCCAACGGGACAACGCCTATATATAAGTACCACTTGACGCTGGAGCTGCACACATCGTGTCAGGGAGCAGTCGAGCAGAGAGCCATCTGTGGTGGTGTATAATAGTTGGTCAAAAAAACTGTATCAACTCGGCAATAAGCCGCTGGTGTAGCGACACATCCATGGCATAGAAATGCTGTAAGTCCAGTACAACCATCTCATCTGGATGTGTTTCCAGAAATTGGCGTAATTCTCGCAAAGGTTCAAATACCTCCATCGCATAAAGACCGTGACAATAGTAGAATTGACCATCGTTGTGAGCTATGCGCAAATCAAAGTATCTGACGCCCAGATGCAGTTGCTCCAAGATGCTCGAGGATTGATTTTTCGACCAGCGTCGCACGAAGCATGGAAAGAAACGGTGCCATCGTCGAATTGCTTTTTCCGCATCTGGCGCTAGCTGTGAGTTGCTGTTAATGCCATAGGTCATTGAGTTGTGGGAACCTACAGCAAAttagaattaattaattgagtATTGTACTATTCTGATGATGATCTCATATACCTGGAATGGCCAAGTTTATAATAGATAAATCCCTTAAATCGGGAGGCAGATCTCGCATCCAATGCTCCTTGGTCATGTTGTCTGCTCTAGATCTCAATGTATTGCTGCCGCAATGGCTTAACTTCAAATGATTTTACTTCTGAGCAAACTATAAATAATGCTATTTGCATTGGGACAAACACTGCGGCTATAGATGCAGATACATCGATTAGTACGCTTATCGATTATGTATCGATGTTTCGAATTTTTTATACAAcgatttttaataacaaacatcaatgtttttagcaatcaaaaatatattttcagaaattgatttttaattaaataaaaagttaagtAATTCACTcatttattctttaaaatagttttcttAAAAGCTGTGGTATTTTAAACACCTGTTGCGTCGGAGTGCGAccaatttgtaaaatatacttttaaaacCGATGTAACATACCAAAACACGGAAGACCCGCAAACTGTCATCTGATAACACTTCCATATAAATTTTGATAGATTTCTAATATGCGTAATGCTTATTAGcgtatttttgaataaatttaaatgccgGCTAGAAAAGTTATATTTCATGATTTGAGTGTTAAAGTTTACGTTAcgtgtatacaataataactaaaatctCTAAGATTAATAACTAAAATCTTTAAGATTAAGTTAAggaataattttatatggcaaaaagcgaaagaagtttaattatttgtattttaatttttaatgcttaTATTGCAGTTAATAAAACtaattgatattttctttattctcCCCATCCATATCCTCTAAAAGGAGATTTTGATGTGTGCGTTTGGCAAGCAGTTGCTCAGATTGATTGTAAGCTCGTACATTGCGCAGGCAGTTAATAAACATGCAATTACCAAGCCAGTTCTCTTCGTTGtagctgaaaaaaaaaaaacagtttttataaatgttttttagtttaattagtAGAACTACCGTTGTAACTCGTTGAAATGCTTTAGAGCAACGGTCTTCTCTGTGCTATTGGGCAAAGCAATTCCATCCGCCAATATGCCCAGTTTGCAAGTATCgaaaatgcaattgttgtCCCGTAATATTAACTTAGAAGTTTGATCTAGCAATTCCAAGCCTGTTTTACACTTTCTAATCGTCATCTTGCTCAGATCAGCGCTAGTCTCCGAACGCAATGAAATTCCAACAGCAAAGTTCTCGACCACACAATTTTCTAACTTAAGTTTCGCTTGTGGCATGCATACAATGGCCTCTTGGGTGCTGGAGTTTCCATCGCCCAATATGCGACAACTGCGAATAGTCAACGTTCCAAACCGAAGCAAAATTCCACGACGGACATGTCGGCAGTCCAGCACCAAGTTTGATAATGTGTAGTCCCCGTTGATGACCATTAAGGTGCTGTCTTCATCACTTGAGCATACCACTGGCAACTTGGCCAACTCTGGATTCGAAGCAATGATCGCCTCTGCAGCGATAAGTCCTTTGATGCTGCCATTGTCGTTAAGGTGCTCCAGAAACTTGATTGTGTGTTCACCAGGCGACAGTAGAATATCATCGTTTGTCTGCGAGATACTAAGCACGTCCTGGATAGATATAGAAACATTAAACCAGAATTCAAATGATTAAGTTTTCCATAATTACTTGCAAGCTATTGCCCAGCTGGACTTGCTGTTCTGCTGGCACCTGCTTTTTCGCCATCGTCAGCAATTCAATCTGAGTTTGCAGCTCTTTCGGCACCGTTACCAAGTGACACATTGGTTTGCGCTCAACTTGCTCCATCAAAGGACCAATGCTGTTGCGATTGCGCTGCAACAGGTGACGCTTTAAGACATTACTCTGCAGCTCGCTGTAGGCACGACGCATCTCCGGATTCTCCAGGATTTCAAACTCGCTGCGTATAATGGCCAACCTCAAATGAAGGCACATCAGATCCGTTACTGGTAACAGggatttgtttaaattattcgCTTTAGGGCTGCCGCCAGTCTTGGGCTGTTTGCGCGGCGGATCTGCTCCATTGTCGTTCAGCTCGACAGCCTCATCGTCACTCTCCTCGTCCTCCGCATCACTCAGATCCAGTTCTAAGTAGTCTAAACGCTGCTGAATGTAACGCGCTTCCATCAATAGTGTGCGCATATGGAGTGCCAGTGGACGCGAAAGTCGATTCTTGCTGAGATCACAGGCCAGCTGAATGCGGGCctgcaaatgcatttgcacCCAATCTCGATCGTCATCATAATCCTTATCCCAGGGCATCCACACGTGCGCATAAAAGAAACGCAAACGATCAATGCATTCGGCTGTAGTTTCCACATTCAAGGCAGCATTTTCCTGCTGTATAGTTGGCCACAGATCAATTAGTGAAACCTCGTTGCTCTCCGGCAAGTGTACGTCTTGGTCCTGCACCGCAGTCACAACAAACACCGCTTTGAGCTCTTCAGATATCACCTGATCCACATAACCAAATACTATGGTTGGATAGCGTAGTTTTAAGTCCTCGCAGATGACTCGCGGTATTTTCCACATCGCCTGCCATCCTGCCAAATGCATGTGCGTGTATATGTGGGTTTGTGTAGCTTTGTTTTTtgcgcatgtgtgtgagtttcgCTTACCTGTAGGCTCGATATACAGCTCGATGTAGGATATCCACTCTGAGCGCACTTGGGATGCGGGAATGGCGGCATTTTCCCATAATAAAACAGCTTCTGCTTCCTTAAGGCGTTCAAGAAATGACTTTTCGTATGTATAAACATCCATTCTCGGGTgtgtttttgttaattaaagaaaagcgtttaaatttgaatatgcgTGTGTTGAAGGCAGCTCAGAGTGACCGCAAGCtcgatttaaaaatgttatatttttagtcgaataattgatttattataaatatgccATTTTAGGAAATATAATCTAGGTTCACCGTTTGTAATAAGTGAATGATATTCTAAAAAATTATGTTcgaaaaaatattgcattaatATGTGATGTGATACATTATTGTGAATCCTTTCATACTAAATACTGACGATAGATTAGAGACCGTATGCTGCTAAGTATTCTTTTGGtataaaaatgcgaaaatatagaaaagaaaccctttggtattttttaaacttcaatatttatattacttaaaagttattattattatattacttaaaagttattataaaaaaataattaatttagaaataagtaaataatacTGTGTTAAtgtgttttaaaaatttaataaaacatcAGTAGATACTTCTGCATGTCTACTGAatatcttttaattaattgttttttaaccATAATTGGGAGGCAAATTTGAGCTCAAACcaaacatttttaagtttaaaaatttcttttaaatttctcCCACACTTTAAGGTCAGCCTGTGttttgaaaaatacaatttactaGCACTACTCGTAATATTCAGCTGTTTAAAATGCAACTGTACTAAAATCGCTATGAAACACTACTGTAGCAAAACAACATTCACGTATTTTTCTTAAAGAAGGAAGATTAgagattttaaaattaatcattgactttataaataaaataaaaggagTCTCTTAATTTAACTAcacaatcaattaaattttgttgcgatttTCATCACTCGGTTTGTGTGCTAGGGATCGAACAAATAATTCGTTCTGCCCAAGACCTAAACCAAACAAATATCAGAATGGCTGCAAATAGCGCTCCAGATGAACATTTTGAAGCCGCTGATGTGAGTTCAATGAATTCAATTGGCAGtgaatttctttaattgaCAAATGTGTTTTTAGTTTGACGAGGAAGCGGAAGATGAGCAAATGGTGTCCACCAACTCTGGGCGCAAGCGCCTCTTCAGTAAGGAGCTGCGTTGCATGATGTTTGGCTTCGGCGACGATAAAAATCCCTATACGGAAACAGTCGATCTGCTGGAAGATCTGGTCATTGAATACATTGCAGAGACTACACATCGCGCCATGGAAATTGGACGAACGGGGCGCGTGCAAGTGGAGGATATAATATTCCTGGTACGTAAGGATCAGCGTAAATATGCTCGGGTCAAGGACTTGCTAACTATGAACGAAGAATTGAAGAAGGCGCGAAAGGCTTTCGATGAAATCAAATATGTGGGTAAGTATAACACTGCATCAATTCATTCTCCGGGCTTTTGataacatattttttgaatttccaGGCACCGAAGGAAAGTCTAAATgacgaaaaggaaaaaagcGTGCTGCTCCATTAGAGATTAAGCAGTAACCATTAgaataagaatatatttaattataaacaacatAGTCTTTCAATCAAAGTAATCTTCTATGTCAATATCGGGATTAAGGATATCATCGCCATATGGCTCCAGATCGGTGCCATTGAGTATCAAATTCTCACAGGTCTCGGCAAGATCAGTATCTCCTATTAAGATGGCACCACGCAAACGTCCTTGCTGAAGCACAAACTTAATGTACTCTTTGTTGCGTGTGCAACGGACAAGCAGTTCATAATCTCGACCCAATCCCTGACCATTGAAGCGTCCTAGCAACACAACGGGAAAGCCAAACAGCTGCGTCACATGTCCAAAAAGCTCAAAGCAAAAGTCTTGATAGACGGTTTCACCCTCGAACTGCGCAGCCATGCTGCGACCAGCCATGGCGCCCATTTGGCGTGCCTGTGTCCACAGACGCATCTGAAACCAATGCTGCGCCGGATCCCAAGCAGATGTGCAGACATCGCCAGCAGCATAAGCATTACAAAGATTGCTCCGCATCATTTCGTCCACATTTATGCCACCATCTTCAGCTAGCTGCAGCGGTACATCTGTGGTGAAATCAAGACGAGGCTGCACTCCCGTTGCAGAGACAATAAAGTCACAGTTGAGTTGTTCCTGGCTGTCATCTTCGTGCTTCAATGTGACCTGCAAAGTCCCGTCAATGGGCAACTGCTCGATGTGTTTGATATGGGATTTATAATAGACTTTCGGTAGCCTTCGACTGCTGGCTGCGTCACCGCCAGCCAAGTCAAAGTTGCGATGCCAATCTGGACCCAAGGCGGCGCCACgtttgctctgctgctgcagttgctcctcCTCGCTGTAGCGCATGCGTTTGATGGCCGTTGTGACAGCTGCCGCTCCTAGTTCCTCTCCAGTCTCTGATTTGGCTAATTGAAAGAACTCGGCGGCGCCGGGATCTACAAATGTGGCAGATATGTGAGCATCCTTGATGACCCAATGCACATTGACATCATGCAACTCATGCGCCAATTCGCTGGCAATGCCACCGTTGCCCAGGATCAACACATCTTTAGCGCTAGCTAGTCGCCGTTGCAACTCCAGTACCGAGTCCGTATCGCGTATGCCAATAATGCGCTCCTCACACTTCGCAGCGTTAAACAACTTTGGTGCTCCGCCAGTGCATAAGCAAATGTAGCGGTACTTAATGATTACTCCAGTCTTGGTGCGTGCCCAGTGTTCGCTGCTGTTTATGTGCACCAGTTGATCCACAATTGTTGTAATGCCAGCGCTTAGGTCAGTCACATTTGTCTCTCGAACATCGAATTTATGTAAGTAGCGGGCAACGGGCACTAGATTCGTGACGCTCTTTACAATGCTGGATTCGGTGAGAAGCAAAATCGACGCATTGGATGCACAAATCGCCAAGGTTTCAGCGCAGGAGACGCCAGCAATGCCGCCGCCGACAACAAGAAATGTGCACTCGCGGGACATCGAAAAAAATGACTAATCGGCCGAgagtgaaaaacaaaaacagctgAGTTAACAGCTGATAAGTGTAAAACATAACCTCAAAAGTAATTGATATCAAAAAGCTCTATTTGTAAttgatttttctttactttttctGCTCTTCCTTTTTGCCATAATATTCAGCATAGTCATATTCCCGGAAAGGCACATCATAGGTTATCAGACCGCAATCACGCGCTTGCTCCACGGCAACCGTCAAGCGCAAATGGCTTTTTTGACAAAGACCGGTCTTGGAGTAGCTCAGCACTTGGCCACTGTATGGGGAGATGAACTGCTGAAGCAGCTCTGTATTGCGGTAGTCCAGCACTAAGTACTCATCGCGGCATATGGGGCACGGATTGCCCGTAGAGATTTTTCCCTGACGTATGCATTGTTTGCGCGTCTTCCGCGGCGCATACATTCCTTTGTGATTGCGgctaaaatgaaaaatatctCGTTTAAATCAATAGGCCACTGTATCTAGAATTTCTTACCGATACTGTGTCCACACATGCTCTTCGCCATAGGTTGTTTTGTAGGCGTCGCTCTTCAAGTACCGTATAGAAGTTTCCACTGGTATGACCTTTGTCCGATCCTTTCCATCAGGAGCAGTATCTGCTTCTGCCTCCTTTTCCTCCTCGTTGACGGAAGACTCTTCAGTTGCAGCTTTACATCTCAGTGCGCTTGCAGTGTGTATGGCGACACGTCCATTGCGTGTAATTTGCACCAAGTTGCTATAGATGCCGCGGGCTAAGggcaacatttttattcaataattaaaaattattttgttaactGAATCTCTTCCAGACGACGACGTAACAGCCAGCTGGTCGTGTTTTCCTTACATTTGGTCACACTGAGACATGTCTGACATAATGCTGGCtgctatatgtatattatctACATATGTGTACTTCTATCGATAACTACGATGCAAGCaaactaatatattttatgttattttttgaagcgaattttttgtcaaaatgTAATCtgtattattgtataaatattttgaggTAAAGAAAAAGAATCCTTGCACACAACATCAAGACTACGGCTCCACCGGCGTGGAATTCAAGCGTGAGTATTCAAATGGCGGCTGGCAGCAAAATATAACGGTAAAAGCTGACCACCTACACTCATGCACGCAAATACAACCACAAGTGAAGGCAGGGTCATGAATGAAAAGCTGCCCTGTGTTGGCATTTTTTTAGTTGCTGTCGGAATTTACTAGTGCAAAGTagcctctgcagttgcagacgGAGTCGTTGTCGTCGCCTTTGTCGGTTTTCcggattgtgtgtgtgctcacgCCTGTGACAACATAGAATCACGTGCATAAAaacagcatttatttactttttagttGTAGTACGAGGAGTAGGTGTCGCTGACGTATGTAGCTtctctctgctgctgttgtaattCATGGCGTGCGTccttgtgtttgtgtatgtgtgagtgagtgtgcgTGCGTGTATGCGTGTTTGTTACTGttctatatgcatataaaaaacGTAGTAGTTTGATTCTTATTTTAATCAATACACATATTACTAGACggttcatttaaatttaattgtttcgAGCCATAAAAGAAACCCACACACATGTTTGCTCCTCCTTGCAGCCGTTGCCGCtagtaataacaacaacaaaaagaacagcaacaacgctAACACCGAGCTGTTTTTTTTGCCCTATACCGCCACctgctgccaacaacaaaaacaaacgcaCAAAAGGTGAGTCAAACAAATGTTCATAGTAAAATGTATGAGTGAAAGCTTTTTGTTCGTCTTTTTGggcttgtttttattaatagtACTTAATGGCAGtgcaaaagtatgcaaaagcaaagccatGAAAAACTTCTtatcaattgcaaaaaaaaaccaacaacaataaaactataaatacgCTAAACCGCCGACTTTGAAAAGAGGCGCGCAAtttacacagagagagagagagcgagagaggcgAAGGCAACGTGAGATTTTCTTACAAAACTTTCGAGTGACTTTTCGCGCATTTCGTGTAATAAATTGTGTTTCCTTCTTCGTTGCCACAACACAAAAATCGTCGTTACGTTGTGCTAAATTAGTACCTGTTGGCTGTGCGGCCCCTTTTTTTATGCCCTAaactacacatacacacattctGCTAACAAAAACAGGCCAAAAGTGTATCAACTAGGCAAATACCCTGTGCTATAATCGCAAAACTAATTCTAatgagaaagagcgagagcaatAGCTGTTAGCGGTGGACAGTTTATTGACGACTGGGGCTTCAAAAGGAATTTCTGTTCgataatttgaaatgattttaaCTTATTGATAGCTTATCACAACATTGTTAAATGATTAGCCTATATTTAGATATTTACGCCTTGGCTATATTTAATCGCTCTGTAAACATGACTTGTGTCTTTCATACTAATCTCTTTGATAAGCGTCCGAAAGCTATTTATTGAACTCTATGGGAATTTTTAGTTGAACATACCGCAATTGTTAGTGTTGGCAGGATATATTCGAATTCTAGAAGGCAGCAGAGCTGTCGCTATTGTCGCCGTCGCTAACATTTTCGACGGTTCCATAttcattttccttttccctgttttgttttttttgggttcGCCTTTCAGACGTCTTAGTTTGCTTCGCACCAACCACAtcgcatttatttttgaaatttgaatcagaatttgtttttgttgctttcttatttttggcCGTCAAACGGAACGGAAATGTTTGCCATTTGTGGGGCGTTACTAGCCATCAGATTATGGGTTTTGTTTTCATGACCTTTGTGGGAGGCGGGGCGAAGTTCACCTCTAGGGTTTTGATAATCATTAGTAAAAACGTAAAGACCACGCGAGCCTGTCAATTCATGCTTCTGGTTATTCTGGTCAGCGTGGGCGATTTATCAATAGCCAACGTTGTGCTCTGCCTGCCAGTTTTAATTAATGCGTTTTCACTTTCCCACTCCCAcgaaaatacaccaaatatgaCAGTTCCATAAGTGTCGGCCTCAAGTTCGACGTTTCCTGTCCCAACAAGCGCAATCATTAGcgcaatttatatattgtttatttataagcaTTAGCAAGGAAATTGTTTTGTCAATACGCAACATAATAATATCTTATATTAATTCGGGGTATTTGGAGCACTCGTTATTGTAGTTACATTTCAGATTAAGTGTATGGCATTAGGTGACCTctaatgcataaataatacttGGTTAGCTAGTGTGAATAATTTCAATGCTACCACGCACAGTTTAGCTGCTCACAATAAAAGATGATAGTAAGGGGGGCGTCTCGATGACAGCATTGGAAGCCAAAGGAAAGTAGCAGGTGCTTCATTTACACGTCGATCCATAAAAATTCTACTACGAATATTTGTATTAACAATCGCGTCAAAGGAACTATTCAATTGTTGTGGCTTAGTTCAATAGAAGCGACAACTTCATATCAAGAACaataagtttttctttttaattagaTTGTAAGTTATTAACTATTAACAGCATTTAAGTGGTTTCATTCAATTAgacaactttaattttatgacCATACTTAATTGACTCTTCGAGTTAAGTGGCAAATATAAGAGCAGCAACGACACTTTACATTTATAGCTGcactaataaattatttgataaatacAACGATTTTGTAGGacttactttttaatttgaagctgatggtaataataatataatttattttatactcattttatttttttattaattataccaatatacaCGCCTTCTCCAATTATTaatacattaataataattaagtacATACACAGTATTTAGTTCTAAATATTACTTAGATTAAcgctaaattaaattttttcatgcctTTCTGATGTAGAGCACTCATACAAGTAGAATTTCTGATTCTTGTAAACCTTTTGGAATTACTTCGTAAGCACCAATCAAAATGATTTACCACACTCTTACATGCGCATTGTCCCAAAATAAGGCATACAGAGAAACGAACACCTGTAGCAGTCAACACGTCATTAATATCCCATTTGTGTCATATATAGTTTGCTCTCTCTAACTTACATTATTCCGATATAAATTTGAGCCGagcttaatttaaatcaatatgaTGGCAATTACTCTTACCGATTCTACCGAAATGAATCTTCGGCAGTAAACACAGTATAGTttacatttctattttatattacCCAATTACAAATAATAGTATCCTATTTACATGCATATATTACGGGACTTTCGTGTTGAAGCTAATTTGTCATGAAAATAACGAAAGAAAAACGTATTTTTTTAAGAGTTGTACCGAAATATAAATACCCTGCAGTTCTGAGagtaacaaaataaaattactattacattttacatgttatttaattatgctaaatgtattgttaatttatttatagttaagttgaacttaaatatttccttttattttatgttaataataaCAGTTTCCTTaaccaaatttatattacCCTATCATCAATTTTCTTTATGAAGTAGAGGCAATAAAAATTCCACTGACATTTgatgtaacaaaaaaaaaaggatcaTAAACTGggaaaaatgtacaaatacaACCCGTTGAATTAACCTACCTCAAAGATAGCGTtcacaacaatttaaatagcaATTTGCCTAATTAAGGCACCTTTAAACCGCACCCCCAACAACTGACAACTCACTCGCTTGAGTCGTAGTCGCTCGCAGTCCACATTTCCCATTGGGAATTGTGGAAGCCCCGAAATATTGCGTGACACAGTCACAGGCAGGCAGGACATCAGAATAAATGTGATGTCGGGGGTCACCAATGCAGGCCACGTAATGACATCAACATGTGCAGAGGTCAATGGTTGGGAGCTGTTGAGCTGATGGTCACCTGTGTTTGCCTGTTTCAGTCTGTTTCTtactttgtttgtttgttggtttgaTAGTGAACAACATTTGAGTCGAGTGTCGAGTGTCGAGAAGTGCAGCTCCTGTAAATTTAAGAGCTCTTAAATATTTCACGCCCACTTGGTGGCTGCTTTATTTCCCATCTATCTGTTGAATTATGCAAATCGAGAGCAGCTGACAATTTCCCAGGTTCTCGACGCGGATTGACATTGAAAACAACGTTGGCAGTCAGGGCCAGTCCACAAGACGTTCAAGTTCAGCTCAAAACTGTCCTCTACTaccattttgtgttttatgcTAACCTATACATTCTTAACAGACGATGACGGGCAAAAGCGATAAGGAAATACTGGCCAACTCCATGTATGAGGATGATCCCAATGGCAATTCAGCACCAGCAACTGTAAATCAGGTGTCGGGACAACCGGAGGCACAAGAAGCGGCAACTGGGGGCGCAATCACTATTCCGGTAGCGACTTCACCACGTTGGGGACCCCAAAATAAAGGTGCCCAGGAACTGGCCTCACTATATAGTCCAGGTGCGCTAAAGCAATATTTGCTTCACAAATTAAATCTCCGAATACGtattatatttgtgtgtgtatacaacAATATGAATTATTATCGTCGAACAATTTGCACTTTGCATAGCAaagaatgtttattttttgtcatttttgaACATATTTCCGTCCATTCATAATGTATGGGAAGTACTAATAATACGATCCattattaattagtatttGATATTAACGGAaagtaaaattaatgaatatatcTAGTAGCAAACATGTTGGTAATAATTATCTTTTTTTAAGAGTAAATTGATAAtgacaataattttaattcaattgttttgtaCTAACTAATACTAATGTATTATCAATACCTTGTTCAATGAAAATAACTGATAGCAACCACATATTTTATCATGGACtctaataaaactaaattttatttaacagGTAAACGCGCACAGGAAATAATTTGTGTTTTCACCTGCATCGGTTTGATGATCATCAATTTGGCCCTGATTGTCAAACACTTTCGCTGGGAGCGC
This DNA window, taken from Drosophila nasuta strain 15112-1781.00 chromosome 2L, ASM2355853v1, whole genome shotgun sequence, encodes the following:
- the LOC132796116 gene encoding LOW QUALITY PROTEIN: PI-PLC X domain-containing protein 2 (The sequence of the model RefSeq protein was modified relative to this genomic sequence to represent the inferred CDS: deleted 2 bases in 2 codons), with product MTKEHWMRDLPPDLRDLSIINLAIPGSHNSMTYGINSNSQLAPDAEKAIRRWHRFFPCFVRRWSKNQSSSILEQLHLGVRYFDLRIAHNDGQFYYCHGLYAMEVFEPLRELRQFLETHPDEMVVLDLQHFYAMDVSLHQRLIAELIQFFDQLLYTTTDGSLLDCSLTRCVQLQRQVVLIYRRCPVGLPAEFWPSYAWPTPWPNTASVKKLLSFLQDSLLSRQPQQGYVSQCLITPSGRYIALRVFFTLKRTAKRVDKKVKSWILEQVPGPFANGQPPHANVFLADFVNLKDGQFCDWVVQLNTKLETDQKDMEPKQPL
- the LOC132796106 gene encoding protein nessun dorma, giving the protein MDVYTYEKSFLERLKEAEAVLLWENAAIPASQVRSEWISYIELYIEPTGWQAMWKIPRVICEDLKLRYPTIVFGYVDQVISEELKAVFVVTAVQDQDVHLPESNEVSLIDLWPTIQQENAALNVETTAECIDRLRFFYAHVWMPWDKDYDDDRDWVQMHLQARIQLACDLSKNRLSRPLALHMRTLLMEARYIQQRLDYLELDLSDAEDEESDDEAVELNDNGADPPRKQPKTGGSPKANNLNKSLLPVTDLMCLHLRLAIIRSEFEILENPEMRRAYSELQSNVLKRHLLQRNRNSIGPLMEQVERKPMCHLVTVPKELQTQIELLTMAKKQVPAEQQVQLGNSLQDVLSISQTNDDILLSPGEHTIKFLEHLNDNGSIKGLIAAEAIIASNPELAKLPVVCSSDEDSTLMVINGDYTLSNLVLDCRHVRRGILLRFGTLTIRSCRILGDGNSSTQEAIVCMPQAKLKLENCVVENFAVGISLRSETSADLSKMTIRKCKTGLELLDQTSKLILRDNNCIFDTCKLGILADGIALPNSTEKTVALKHFNELQRYNEENWLGNCMFINCLRNVRAYNQSEQLLAKRTHQNLLLEDMDGENKENIN
- the LOC132790710 gene encoding transcription initiation factor TFIID subunit 13; the encoded protein is MAANSAPDEHFEAADFDEEAEDEQMVSTNSGRKRLFSKELRCMMFGFGDDKNPYTETVDLLEDLVIEYIAETTHRAMEIGRTGRVQVEDIIFLVRKDQRKYARVKDLLTMNEELKKARKAFDEIKYVGTEGKSK
- the LOC132790661 gene encoding pyridine nucleotide-disulfide oxidoreductase domain-containing protein 1; the encoded protein is MSRECTFLVVGGGIAGVSCAETLAICASNASILLLTESSIVKSVTNLVPVARYLHKFDVRETNVTDLSAGITTIVDQLVHINSSEHWARTKTGVIIKYRYICLCTGGAPKLFNAAKCEERIIGIRDTDSVLELQRRLASAKDVLILGNGGIASELAHELHDVNVHWVIKDAHISATFVDPGAAEFFQLAKSETGEELGAAAVTTAIKRMRYSEEEQLQQQSKRGAALGPDWHRNFDLAGGDAASSRRLPKVYYKSHIKHIEQLPIDGTLQVTLKHEDDSQEQLNCDFIVSATGVQPRLDFTTDVPLQLAEDGGINVDEMMRSNLCNAYAAGDVCTSAWDPAQHWFQMRLWTQARQMGAMAGRSMAAQFEGETVYQDFCFELFGHVTQLFGFPVVLLGRFNGQGLGRDYELLVRCTRNKEYIKFVLQQGRLRGAILIGDTDLAETCENLILNGTDLEPYGDDILNPDIDIEDYFD
- the LOC132790699 gene encoding small ribosomal subunit protein mS40, with product MLPLARGIYSNLVQITRNGRVAIHTASALRCKAATEESSVNEEEKEAEADTAPDGKDRTKVIPVETSIRYLKSDAYKTTYGEEHVWTQYRRNHKGMYAPRKTRKQCIRQGKISTGNPCPICRDEYLVLDYRNTELLQQFISPYSGQVLSYSKTGLCQKSHLRLTVAVEQARDCGLITYDVPFREYDYAEYYGKKEEQKK